From the genome of Flammeovirgaceae bacterium:
TTCTCACGGTTTTCCAGCACGCTGGATTCCCCCAGTGTGCCACCCAATATGACCCCGTTTACCCCCGCATCAATCTGTGCTTTCAGGTTTTTTTCAAACAGGATATAATCGAGTTGGTGGCTGCTCGTGAATTTTGTGGTAAGTGCAGGAAATACTCCCTTCCATTGAATGCTCATAACAAATAAATTAAAGTTTGACTCGGCAAATGTAAGCCCTTCCCATGAGCGCAACGCCATGTAAAATAATACTTTATAATACTATTTTGACCTTTTATTCCTATCTTTAAGAATAATTGCTGTCATAATATCTTATGAAGGTTGTCCCATTTCAAGTACCCCATACCCGAAAGGAAGCATTCAGGATACAATTGGACCGCCTGCCGCATTTCTATAACAAGCTGCACCAACACAATGAAATCCAAATCATGTGGATAGAAAAAAGCCAGGGCACGTTGGTCGCGGGAGACTACGTGGGGCGCTTTGGCCCGGGCGACCTTTATGTGCTGGGCAGCCACCAGGCACATGTTTTCAAAAACGACCCGGCCTATTTCAAAGGCAACAGCCTCCTGGAGGCAAGTTCTATTTCCATATTTTTTGCCGAGAGCTACGTCAGCAGCGGGTTTTGGCAATTGGAGGAAATGGAAGGCGTAAGAAATTGGGCAGAAAAAGCCACCAGAGGCTATAAAATATTGGGAACGTCCAAATCGAACCTTGTTGTGCTTATAAAGAAGGTGGTAGGCCAGAAAGGCATAGAAAAGCTCATTACCTTTTTCAGTATTGTCAAACTGCTGTCGGAGGCCACTGAAACCGAAACGCTAAGCGTGATGGCCTCCACGCACCAGTATGGAAGCAGCGAAGGCAAACGCATGGACGATATCCTGCAGTTTACCCTGAGGGAGAGCCATCGAAAGGTTTACATAGAGGAGGTGGCTAAAGTGGCCAACCTTACCGAAGAGGCAT
Proteins encoded in this window:
- a CDS encoding helix-turn-helix transcriptional regulator; translation: MKVVPFQVPHTRKEAFRIQLDRLPHFYNKLHQHNEIQIMWIEKSQGTLVAGDYVGRFGPGDLYVLGSHQAHVFKNDPAYFKGNSLLEASSISIFFAESYVSSGFWQLEEMEGVRNWAEKATRGYKILGTSKSNLVVLIKKVVGQKGIEKLITFFSIVKLLSEATETETLSVMASTHQYGSSEGKRMDDILQFTLRESHRKVYIEEVAKVANLTEEAFCRYFKTRTGKTYTNFLNEVRVSQACKLLIDKDLSIQDVCYQAGFTNLSNFNRAFKKITGKTPSKYMG